One Bemisia tabaci chromosome 4, PGI_BMITA_v3 genomic window, ctggggggggggcaggctcccctgcccccccttcctacgcctctgcccatgtggtcacccccttaatccggccctgcattcATGTAGACTACTCAAAAGAAGTAGAAAACTCCGGTAGTTCCAGAGTATTTTGGACTGAGTACAATTCGGAATCTGGACTGTAAACAATTCAGATTGAATTTTGGACTATATGTACAACTCGGAAACAGTAGACCATATCCTCCGCGATGGGCCGGGTAAGTCGAGTTTCTTCCATCCCAATTACGAGAAATTGTCAACATCGCTTGAAATTGCTGCAGCATGTTCCTGGCAATACTCGAAGTCTTCCCCCCTCATCCATCGTGGAGCGTATGTAACTTTGCCGCCAAAACATTTGAAATGGAATCATCGCTGCTGCAGCACCATCCACCCGAAACAACACAATAATGGCGATCCACGATCAGCTGACGCTGGTAACTGTGATCACTGATAACCTCGGGTCGCTTTAGAATTTAGCTTTTTAGCAGCTTTACAAGTCAATGTTTTGTGTTTTTACAATGTGCTTACTCAGCTTTTCTCGCCCTTAGTGGAATTTAAGTAATTCATAGCATATGAATTTAATGCTACCTGTATTCCGCGTACTTAAATCGTGTAAATATCCCATTGAGTACTGTGATCATTCCACCTTGTGTTTCGGACCTTATTACTCAACTATGACGGAATCCGCATTCTTTCCTGAAAGACAATCATTTATCGTGAATTAATAATTGAACAATACTTATGAATCATCGTGTTTGTCTGATTAATCTGTGAAATAACTTTGATGTTTTCTTAAGCCCTCGCCTTGAGGTCTTTTCttgcttgatgaattttttgCTGCTGTTTATGTTTTTGCTCTGACGTAAGGTAAATTCAGATCATACTGACCGTTTCCATACCTCTTTTGATCCGCTGATCTTTGAAGAGGGAGACCCCTCAATTCATAGCATCATTCTCTTTCATTCaattcatttgttttcttaATCTGAGAATTCTCCGTTGATCACCTCTCGTAACTAACTTCTCTAGAAGTTGCCTCTAACCTACCATAATCCATAATCATAAATGATTGCTCTGAATTAAACTGTCTCTCTTTTTATTGACTAAAGAACACAATCTTCATGCCCTTAGGTCAGAATTTTCATTAGACTCAATGTTCAATATTCCCTCTTCGATAAGCCAAGTTCCGTCACGAAATCAGACTTTAAGGTAGTACTTTTTTCAGGAGGTAGCTTATCTTATCAGACTTTGAATTTCATTTCATATCACTCTCATCCATGCAATTGTAAGGTCGAAATTTTGTCTGAATGTCTCATTTTTCTCACTCTCTTGAGCAGCTGTGGGAACTGCTTCCGCCGAACTAGTCTACGGAGTACGTAAGAAATCATGGAAGTTCAAGGTTAAAACCATGTTTCTAGCCAACTATGCCCCCATAGGAGTGTACATGATCGCGTTACTACAGTATACGCGTATAATATAGCTACCATCATGCATCGTATTCGTTGCCGAAAGGCAGGCATTgaagtggatcgcatttagcaaaaaggaaccagcgcaattacagtgttttcaaaattgtgcaacttcttcttctCTATTGAAAATATACCGAGCATATGTTTAGAATTAACATTTACAaacttattttcctttaaaattaagaattatTCGGTAGGAAGCAGAAACTTTTTGCTGTTCTTGAagaatttttacaacactgtaatcgcgctggttcttttttgctagaTGCGATCCAAGTGATAGCAACCTACGGATACTTGATAATGACTTGACAAGTGATGTTGAATATCCGTCACCATTGAGGAATACGCCAGGCACTGAAGCTCTGGGGTAAACTGCCCCAATATTAACAGGTCTGAAGATCGCATTTGTTCATTTCTACTGCACCATTTTAAGATTGTGCAGATTGTTACCCCTCGAATAAAATTTGTAACTTATTGGTCTATTATTTTTGTTATACAGGTGTCATACGTGGCATGTCAGTAGCAGATGGAGTGCTAATAAGTCCAGCCTCTGACTGTAATTCCAACAATCTGAATGAAACAAGCTGTGTTAGCAATGCATCTTCACAAGACTTTGTGCAAGATAATTCTGACTATCAGTGGATTTTAGATTTTGGGTAAGTATCAAAAACAAGATCTTGTTTTATCTGCCTTGTCACTTACTCTACATACATAGGAAATACAGAACCCTCTAAGAGGAACATGCATATAAAAACATTAAGGGAGCAACTGTACACTATCCTGAGCCCTTTCACAGTTGATGTATTCACATACAGACCAAAGCATTGCCACAGTCATTTCTAATATCGACTGTGAAACTATAAGACCTTATATCTCGTTAGCAGTGttcaaaaatctccactcccattttattaTTATGAAGGAGGATAAACCTATATCATTCCTTTTTCACAGATTCATCTTCACAAATACTTGGTGAAAAATCTCGAAAGGTTTTAAGAATTAatattaagtagtttttcatctaagaaataaagtatgacaggaattctaCGTCGCACAAACTAAGATCCATGGTCTGGTAATTTCAACGGCAATATGTAATGAAGCCTAACCAACGAGATATGAGTTAGCAATTGTaaccttgcaatttttttgcatcataGGTATGTTACAAGAAAGGGGATAGAAGCATTTTAAAGGGAACTTCAGTTTGACGATAAGTTTTCTCATTCACAATCGATACGAAGAAAGAAAACTTGAAGTAGCACTTGTGGAGAGGAAAAATgagaatcccccccccccaaaaaaaaaaaaaatctagtaaaatttatttttgataatcAATGTGgtctaaaaattttcttttgccaTATAATCCGCCTAATTCAgcgaaatttgttttttttcaacagagacAGAGAGGGAAGTGTACATCATCATGCTAGTATTTTGTCGTCATCTTACTACACCGATGATGTTGCACTGGACTTTGATGCAAACCTTGCCGAAGTTGACATGGAGAACTTCCGCAGGGAGGACATTAATGATTTCCTCCATAGCCTTCCATCCATTTGTTGTCCGGCCGAAATGCAGGTAAAGTGgcagatttttttcctctcaatcaTCTCTTTACTCAGCAGTCCAGTAGTAAAATTTAAGTCATTTACATTTgtatcattttgtttttaattcagTTTAATCAGGAGGAGCATTCATCAGGGCTAAATTTTCTAGCAACCGAATCCCATTATTTCGTGCAAGTGAGGAACTGGCcaatgttttctttcttttttcaaaaatttttttttaaaggaaatttttaaagaaagtttacCAGTACCACCAACACCAGTAGATAGCATAAAACGTTAGCATAAAACGTTAAAAGTGAGtattaaaaaaggaaataaataaaatgaaatcatGGGAAAAGAGGGGCTTTCATTATTCCATTGTCCGAACTTGGTAATTAAAAGAAAGATCCTATTGAATTTTTCCATAGATTCTCAGGTGATTTGATCACACTGCTTGAGAGGAAATATTTTAACTGACACTAATACTGTGATAATGTTCTGTTACAGATGGAAAGACAGGGAGAAATGTTCGCAAGTGTTTCGGGATCAATGATGGTCCGGTTTGACCTTGATTCTTCCATGAGCCCTCACAGTAGTTCTCAGGTGAGACTTCTAATACAGTAAGATTATATTTAAATGCAAAAATCTTTTTGCCGtttttgtattttcctttaGTTTAATATATTATAAGTAAATACAACCCTCTACCAATAAAATTTCTCCCTTGCGCAATTATTGCCTACCAATTGGTTTGTCAGGACATCtctaaactttttaaaaagtacATGTAATATTATTTTACTGTAAATGTATGCGCAAGCAGCTCAGAAACCAGTAGAATCCCGTTTATCACATGATTTTAgttaaagggggaaaataaccatatttctttttctatcCATCCAAGATTGCATAGTGGTTAGGTGTTGTTTATTTAAAATGCATTCTTGTAAACTGTGTGTAATGATTGCAATGCACCACGGCAGTAAAAACTCGTGCTGTTTCTCTCAGTTCACTAGTTCCAAGATCCTTGAATGTAGAGTCTTAGGGTCGTCCTCATAGTTTTATCCTAAACAGCAAGGCCTCTGTAAGCTATGAGAATTGCATTAGTTAAGGAAGCCTTAACTTTGAAAGAACGACTTTAGATACAGTAATCCTCCCCCCGCCCCTCAGCAAACGCGGCAGGGGTGATAGTTAACGCCATTGGTTGAtgccttttaaaaattaaatttatcagctccaaaaatttaatgtagAACACTTTAAAACAGGTGCGGAAATTTTGttatcttaaaattattttaaaaattaatttaatgtcTCATTTAATGTTTTTCAGGAGGAATCAAATGAATCTTCAATATGTAAATCTGAGCTGCTTTTTTCACCGGTGAAAGATACACTTTTACCAGTTGATGCCAACTACAGTGTTGACTCCTTAGACTGCGGTGAACAGGATATGATGCTTACATGTTTagcaaataaagaaaactacACAATTGCATTTGAAGGATCCACTTTGATGCATGGGTCAGACGACTACCAAGGCACAGGTACTAAATTGAAGAACTCAAAAATAGCTTTGTACACATTCTACCATAGAAACATAGCAGTTCTGTGAGGTATTGGTCATTTTGGGTGAATTTGCTGAAAGCTTACTCAAAAACTTAAAGTAAGCCTTGATTAGAGGCCGGCAGCTTAAAAAGCCGAGATTCCATTCTCGAACTGATTACTGTTGCTCCTCAATTATTCAAAAACCTCTTAAATTCGAAGCAAAGGCTTCTTCCCTTAAAAATCTTTAGATAATTTGAACAATTCCAACAAATTTATATAGACTTCTGACCTGAGAGCTATTAACAGGCCCATTCTGAGCGCCAATACCCTGAATTTATTCACTGTCAACCCTTCTCTTATATAACGGCTGAGCTAATGTCCACATTTATTCTTATCTTTGTTTATTTCTTCCACAGAGGAAAGTGAAGAGGGAACTGCAACGACAACTAGTGATTATTCATCAACTCCTGATAACAACTCAGTTGTGAGTCACAACAACGTTTCACTGTCTAATGCCCaccaaaaattgacaaagaagCAGCAGATTGCAATGACGAGTTCGGAGGCGCTTTACACCACATGGAGCAAACTCAAGGACAAGCACTCAGCAACCACAGAGACTCTACGACGCCACCCCTCCGGAAATAATAACATCACACAAATTTCTAACTACTCTCCTCTTGCTAAGGTTAGTGGTCTATATGTGAGAGAATTATCTTGGCTGGTTAATAATAATTAACTGCCCTTGTTTTGCCATCTTTTGTCTTTTGAAAATGGGACCTCAAAAGCAATGGACCTTAAAGGTCTGTAAGTCAAACTTCCTAAGCACACCATATTctgttgctcctctgacgtaagagtgTAACTCTTTTTTGAATAAGCCCAATCATCCTTACAACTCCCTGTTTTCCAGGGCTCTCATGAAAATTGAGAttcgctcttacgtcagaggagcgacgatttgtgatGTTGCGCTAGATTGCAATTGTGGAACATCTCTACTCATCAGAAAGTCAATCAATGGAATAAATTACCTCGGATTCGAAAAATGGAGCTTGCTAGTAAAGATTGCCTCTACAATTTTAGGCTTCAAGTATTAATTCGAGGTTGCTTTTCTTAGCCTCTGTTTTCAGGGATACATTATGGGAgtttatgtgaaaaaataaaatgatcaaTCATCTCAGTCATCCAGATTTTAGATCTAAGGTAAAATCTCACCATAACAGCTTTCAGTCGAGTGGCAAAAATGGTTGCTAAATATGATGTTGTTCCGATACCAATGTCATCAATTTGATCAAAGTTAATCGGAAAGCTTAATATCATCTTAATTGAAGTACCAAATTAGCAAACTGCGCAAGCTGCATTTATGACCAAATTAATCGAatcattgaaaatgaaaaccaTCTCTTTTCgggaggggaaaaaacacaaaaaaaacagTACAGGTCTAAGAACCTTTTTCAAGGTTTGCATTGTGTTCGGTTTGGATCCAAAATTTAAGGTTTGCACTGCCCCTGAGACCATCTTGATTCCTTTTAATGGTTACCAGAAAACATAGGGGTTATGTAATGGTAATGCCCTCTTTTTCAGTTCCTCTATTATTACTTTATCTTCTATCTtcgtgttgttttttttttcagtctctcTACAGAAATATAAGCCGCTCCTCGTTCCTGAAAAGTTTAAGCCTCTCAGAATTAGATTCTTATCATCAAATGCGATTGCGGAGAAATAAGCCGTATGCATTCAACAGCTCCTTGTTAGCATCATTtgaaaatgaggcaaaactttTTGGTATGTCACTCAATGCATTACATCACTCATGTTTGATCTAACGTAATATTCAAATCTAGCCTCTTTAAGTCTTAAGTGACCTGGAAACAAATCAGAGCACATTCTTTATCGACACGGTCTGTTGAATGGGCCAGAAAACTACGTGTGGTATGCACAAAAACATGGAATTTGAAAggctttttaatttgaaaattagatTACTTTATTTTTGGAGTCAATATCATTTTTACTTGGGCATAAGTAAAGCAGCAGAGTGGAATTTACATTTAGTATTGGTAAGAAGATATTGAAGTTTCAGTTTCCTCTCGAGTATCATTTAGAGAGTTTATGTGAGTTGTCTTTTAAACAACAAATGgaaaatttacttatttatgcTTAAAAGTTGTCAATCAGTTTGTGTCAATTGTTGATTAATGGTACACTCATGACACTTAAGAAAGAATCATTTATGTTATTTCTTTGATTTAGTTTTTGACTCTCTAGCTACTGGCCCGTTTTAAGAAAATCTTCTGACCGTATTCCAATTTGCAGCGTTTTGAGTGAAAATAGCTGATGTCTAAAATGCCTAGAACGACAGTAATCATTGTTTGAATAGGCTTTCAATGCTCATGAATTTTTGGACTTCTTCTCTATTTGCCATCACTCTTTCTTTTGGGAACATGTTGTCAGGACTTTGACAGCTTCAGAATATTCCTGGCATAAAAGTCAGCAAATCAGAGAGGTTATCAGTGActtcttaaaagaaaattactcGAAGGCAAATTATTAACTCTGTAGCATGCAGGCAAGGCACTAGAGGCAACTAATGTTCTTCTTGGTAGTAAATATGTGAACATCAAGGCATATGTTAAGTTTAATTAATGTGATCTTACTCAGTTTTCATTTTGTGTGTGCGTGTGTTCTTTTATTGCAGGAAATGTGAAAATCTTTAATATCCAAAATAGATCCAGCTCCGAATCCTCTACTAGTCTAAGCACAAAAGCAAGCACAATTCACTATACAACACCCCAGCATAAAGCCAACTTCAGTCTAGTCAAACTTTTTATCGAACAGAAGTCAGCAAGCAATTATGCGATAGATCAGTCAGTGTCCAGCGAGCGTGGATATTGGACCTCAAGCAACACAAACAAAAATGACAGCAAAATAGTCAACAAGCAATACAAGATCAGCAAGTCACTCAGTGATAACTTAAATAATAAGTCTCTGAACaagatgaataaaataaatgagaatGACTCAGTAACAACTTTTGAAGATAGTTTAATGAGTCAGAACAAAGATAAGACTAAGTCCCAGCCTGCTGAGTCGATAGCTCTGCTGTGTAGTTGTAACGAAGAAAATGATGTAGATTTAGATGATGTTTTAATGAATAGTTTTTCACTCCAAGATGAGTGTGATCCAAATGCCAAGTCATGTCAGAATATAAATTACAAGCTACAAAAAATGTACTATGAAAATAATAAACTCTTGTCTGAAGCCAGCAAGAGGTTATCATCAAGATGTCCTGTCCACACAGTAGATAGGAGTATGCAAACATCACTTTTGAAGTCCACGTCGCCTACTAGCCTTAAAGTCAATACACAAAAAGAAGCGCCTCTgtccaaaaataataatgcgAGTACAAGTTCCAGTGCTGAAGGACAGGTATGTTTTAGTTTTTTACCCAAATTGTAAGAAGTAAGCTACCATGCAAAGTCCTGCAGAATAAAGAGCCAACCATTAGCataattaacaagaaaaaatatgtaaattaaCAACCTTCTAGTTCATTCTTTTTAAACAATATACAAGATTGTCATCAACAATAATGCAGTTGCAGTTATTGCTGAAGATGAATTACTTATCCGAAATTGGTCcagaaaaattgttttgaaaaaatgtgcaaGTGAGTCGTTagtatatacatatatatttttcctagaaCTATCCTATGCTATCTATCATCTAAGGTTTTACACTAGCAAAATTATTATATTTGAGAGCATTCTCATGCCATTAAAAAGCTGTATAAAATGTGCTCTCAGAATTTATTGCCTCTGACATTGtcagttatttttttacagtgttgacCAACGAATTATCCTGTTACTCACTCGCAATTCAACAGCTCTTTGAGTATCCATTTTTTCTGTAATATTGTTAAAACAACATGTGAATTTTATCACTTGTAATGAGACATCATGAAAACAGATGAAACATCAGAAGTAtgtttcttcagttttttacgagtgatcaaatttttgttttcagaatTCCTATAAATTATTAGTAataaaaatttttaataattaattttttgtggaACTTCAGCtaccaccaattttaaaaaagttttctctACTCTCCTACCTATTCTAACTTTTTGTATCATATTGAGATTATATGATTGTACGTCAATTGTATTTGGTATTTTTCATCTATGTTTAATACTGTTTTAAAAATCTTGCAGGACCCTATCAAAAAGCCTGTGTACATCATGTATCCAAACTACACTTTAcctgacttaaaatttttgaagaaccCAGGAACAGAGCTTGACTTGAACAATGTCTTtttgatgcctcaaaaattcGTAACCTCTCCCACATCCGAAAGTGCTCCGCAAATGCCGCAAGTCCCAGATGTACAACCCAAGCCCAGACCATTTTCTTGTGGTGACCTGGAggctttaaagaaaaaaggtaACAAATTAATTTTGTTGTTGAATGGTTGTCAAGTATGCTAAatatatattttgtaaaaaccAATCCATTTCAAAAGTGTTTGAGTTGTGGAGTGTCATTGCAGTATTACTGTACAAATATTAtacaagaaaaattttaccaattCGATAAtagtgaaaaaatgcaattcATAACAATCATCTTAAACAGTTTGACAGTCaaattgattgattttaaaCAAGCAAAACTCCTTATACACAAATGTTTCAGGAagcaattatgaaaaaaaagttaataaagTATGTTTCGTGGATAGGGATGGAGAACATTAAGTTTTGGTGTGACAAGTTGAATGAACAAAATACAGGTAGAAAATAATCATATGAACTAATGAGATTTCAAGAACAAAATTCGAAGGACcagaatttacattttttgcgtaaCAGTCAAAGAAAGTTTAGATaataattttgcaattgaaaatattgaatgtcATAAATAAAGTGAATGGTAACTGTCGAGTGAAGCAGCAAAAATCTttcaaaggaataaaaaaaattaaacacagaGTTTAAGTGCCTGAATTTGATAATAAACTCCAAAGTTTAATATTCAACTTAAAATACTTTCATGTTTTCTGAAGTTATGgaaaatcttttttcttttgttacaGGGTTCAGTCATATTCGCGAGTGGGATTCACTGGCAATGTTACTTCCTCGTGATTATCGCCGAGTTCTTTCTGAGGTCCCGGAGCTCCACGAACATTTTAAAGACAAACTAGATGAAGTTCCTAAACCTTTGTTCTGCTTATCGCCTCCTCCTTATCCAACTAATCCTAAACGAACCACTagtcaagattttgaaaagCCCAAGCGGCAAAGTAGTTTTAGCTCAGACGGATACTCAGATTGTGAGAATCGAGGAAAGAACGGGTCATTCTCCAGCACAGCCACTCACCAAGGCTCGTCTGGTTATAGAGGATCTTCCACTATTCTCTCCGATTCGGGTTCGAATCAGTCTCACCTTCCTGGCTCGAACCCTATGTTTGTGTACAAGTACGACAGTGCAGCCTCGTCTGAAACAAGCTTGAAGACGCAGAAAGAAATGCGCACAATGGAAAATGAAAGGAAAGCTAGTGACTTCAAGCTAAAAAGTATCCTAAGAAATGCCTCGTTGGAGAATTTAAAGTCTAGAAAAAATACCCTCAACACCAAGAGGTAGGTTCTGCTGTCTTCGTTTTTAACCTTGGCATTCTCTCTCTGTTTTGTGAAGAATGTCCCTATCAATCAAGTACCTTCAGTCCACAAGTTTCTTTAATAtcctgcatttttcttttttcaaattgttagATATAAGttgataaaaactgaaaaaaaaattgcaaaaattaaaggAGGAAGAATATGCCTAGCTTAGAGCATAGTAGATGTTAGAGTTTAGCATTCACTCTATATAGATTTTTGGCACTGTAAGCTTTAATGCTAATTCGCACTGAGTTGCAAGAAAAACAAAGTTCAAAGTAATATCCATTTCGACACCAGCTGGTTTTTATTAACGTAGAACCAACGAAGTACAAATGACAAGATGAAAATGAAAGGAGCTAAGAAACGGAAAAATAGActttatgaaatgaaaatgaatattagggaaaaaattaaaaagtgttGACAGTAAAATAGTCATTTAGAGAAGTAGTAAGTGAAAGAATAGTATTcctaattttgttaaaaaaaagaaaaaaaaaaaaaaaaaaaaaaaaaaaaaaaaaaaaaaacaagttaacagtatgaaattttaatgtCTTGTTTTGTATGATAACGTTTTCAGGTACAGCATGTTTGAGTTTGGGGATGCAGAAACAAATACTGTTTCAGAAAATAActccaataaaattaaaagacgATCGTTACCTGAGCACCTTCAACCAAACAAAGTAAGTTCTCCTTGACTTCCTTTACGTGCCTCTTCATTGTGGTGAGCTTCTCTGGTCTACATTTATGtccatatcaacggtgaaactaccaaaccacgtatctcggtttgcgacgtcgcagacttcctgccatactttattatttaaatagaaaactactcaacgtcaattcgtgaaaacttccgtgatttttcctctttgtgcggagaaaaatctgtgaaaattgtaagaaatgacattgatttgatctccttcaaaaaaataaagtgtgagtggagatttttaaacaccgcaaacgagatacgtggtctggtagtttcaccgtcgatatatgaaGTCTTTCAAGGAAAGAGAATATTACGAAAatcattctttaaaatttatttttgatcagtgaCGGTTAAATACAGCTTTCTCACATATATAAGGTGGTTACAATTGTCATTGCTTGATGTGTTGGCGCATAGATTTCCAATTCAATCATACTTAATCTAAAATCTTCCataagaaaaaaagtgaagaaaagtCTACAGCTGAAGAATGACCATGAGCTCATGCTATTTTTCACCTCTAACATCGACAGAGAACCCGTGGAATTCGGTGTAAAAGTTCAGCAGTAATCGCAAACTGGGTATGCtgctaaaaaattaattttatgttgCTACATAATTTTTTGGGCTTTGTGTATTTCTCTTATGGACATCAAAATTAGGGGGAAATATATACATTCTAAGGTTGTGCCAATGTGGCGCAATGGCAAAAGACTATTTGCACCTCattcatttgtttttaattcCATAGGAACATGTACCTGAAGATGAAGGCATTATGTGTTACCAGGATGATGTCGAGGCGAGGAGACTAGAGGACCTTTTAGAAATTAGTGGCGGTTTTGAACAGTGGCAGGAAGTTGATATGGCCAAACTTAGAGCTCAGGTAATACTTAATTTCACCAACCATTTTAAATTAAAGCCCAATTGaatgtaaaataattaattatgcGATCACCACTCAATATGGAAAACTGGCAACTTATTGAAGATAATCGTAGAtactaacatttttttaaatttctgcagTAAAACCGTGATTCATTGGATTTCAGGAGACAGAAGAGATCGTCTGTTAAATTGCGGAATCCGTCAATTCGAACTGGCTAGAAGCTCTTGAAGGGACCGGAGTATTAATCCGCTAAATTgctatccgaaaaattgaggtcttactgtattttcaaaaaatcttttAGTACATTTTTTCTACTCCTGGAATGGGAAGTCCTTACTGCTTTCATCCAAAGATTTGAGTTAGAAACTTCGGTAACGTTGCATGATGTcaacaaacccaaaatctgatcatggagtcaacaaTTGTTGACGTCGTCCTCAGGCAGTGAAATGccaaaatgggccctgagcatggtgtcaacgatcacggtatcaacaaacagaaaaacatCTTCCttataagtaaaattaaaaaattaagtctaCAGGAGAGATTTGGGTCACATATGGTTAGATTAGGTCAATTTAGGTCAGGACTTGTATGATTAGATTAGGTAGGTAAGGTTAAAGTTAGGTAGGGTAAGGTCAgggaaagttaagttctgtgaAAGTGGGTCTAGGTCTTCTAAAATAaagttgggtaaggttaggttaggttaggttaggttagagtaaataacacaagaaaaaagacttgaaatttgaaagatgttaTAGAGGAAAGTTTTAAGCTTTGTTGACGCCGTGATCATCTATCTTAGGAgtcagaa contains:
- the LOC109042593 gene encoding uncharacterized protein isoform X4, producing the protein MKMLIVLFCVVLNLVKYSYQQNVEPSRNCLEESIVCLPRCCSHRTRARKRRRKYGVIRGMSVADGVLISPASDCNSNNLNETSCVSNASSQDFVQDNSDYQWILDFGDREGSVHHHASILSSSYYTDDVALDFDANLAEVDMENFRREDINDFLHSLPSICCPAEMQMERQGEMFASVSGSMMVRFDLDSSMSPHSSSQEESNESSICKSELLFSPVKDTLLPVDANYSVDSLDCGEQDMMLTCLANKENYTIAFEGSTLMHGSDDYQGTEESEEGTATTTSDYSSTPDNNSVVSHNNVSLSNAHQKLTKKQQIAMTSSEALYTTWSKLKDKHSATTETLRRHPSGNNNITQISNYSPLAKSLYRNISRSSFLKSLSLSELDSYHQMRLRRNKPYAFNSSLLASFENEAKLFGNVKIFNIQNRSSSESSTSLSTKASTIHYTTPQHKANFSLVKLFIEQKSASNYAIDQSVSSERGYWTSSNTNKNDSKIVNKQYKISKSLSDNLNNKSLNKMNKINENDSVTTFEDSLMSQNKDKTKSQPAESIALLCSCNEENDVDLDDVLMNSFSLQDECDPNAKSCQNINYKLQKMYYENNKLLSEASKRLSSRCPVHTVDRSMQTSLLKSTSPTSLKVNTQKEAPLSKNNNASTSSSAEGQDPIKKPVYIMYPNYTLPDLKFLKNPGTELDLNNVFLMPQKFVTSPTSESAPQMPQVPDVQPKPRPFSCGDLEALKKKGFSHIREWDSLAMLLPRDYRRVLSEVPELHEHFKDKLDEVPKPLFCLSPPPYPTNPKRTTSQDFEKPKRQSSFSSDGYSDCENRGKNGSFSSTATHQGSSGYRGSSTILSDSGSNQSHLPGSNPMFVYKYDSAASSETSLKTQKEMRTMENERKASDFKLKSILRNASLENLKSRKNTLNTKRYSMFEFGDAETNTVSENNSNKIKRRSLPEHLQPNKEHVPEDEGIMCYQDDVEARRLEDLLEISGGFEQWQEVDMAKLRAQGKSGALSETPIKEEGESPESLTEQLRLQWITSVSHKKGLIETVKESSEYVIASFQADEPDCVAQLVLNNLCPALYAVLSDGLKPTIQTAFGDIHNSVWHVVETSAQQGPITKGLNELVLKLNSEDVLTEGLIKFNAFIFGLLNVHGLDAWFGYLRTRESLLSKHYSDEGLLLSACRSGSTVRGLVDLLITCIRPLAELPFKLDLLYECKQLHQSLLQISRHPLSPVQSSIGSNNRTSWTLRKLMRSLQSLAAQSTSEHEDAKQTISDPVKARPRSCVDSADPSDVASTAQKRWSGVLPGSKLVTAFQRLGCDEDEYTEDSLEPNINNFASNNNHNSSEDDTSANTAELESETLMQEAENLMKNATKDGKFKRLQLKWEMLSSKDTRTPTNGRLSTPSSPAKSCGSSASGASYPRSRIPRPVSSPTRSSAPMPPVKKVLSPSTQQSSTLRKPLSTPNIKKQLSAEVNATKPPAPSRISRADLGAVPKPGAVKAVRPSSLPYRNAFLVRPSKASESSKKIPQSSVRNRSLEPHKYVQTLLHRLPSDSGHLSFNEGEKLRLVLEVDEKWLLCCRGDQKGLVPRSAVIACSRY
- the LOC109042593 gene encoding uncharacterized protein isoform X8, which encodes MKMLIVLFCVVLNLVKYSYQQNVEPSRNCLEESIVCLPRCCSHRTRARKRRRKYGVIRGMSVADGVLISPASDCNSNNLNETSCVSNASSQDFVQDNSDYQWILDFGDREGSVHHHASILSSSYYTDDVALDFDANLAEVDMENFRREDINDFLHSLPSICCPAEMQMERQGEMFASVSGSMMVRFDLDSSMSPHSSSQEESNESSICKSELLFSPVKDTLLPVDANYSVDSLDCGEQDMMLTCLANKENYTIAFEGSTLMHGSDDYQGTEESEEGTATTTSDYSSTPDNNSVVSHNNVSLSNAHQKLTKKQQIAMTSSEALYTTWSKLKDKHSATTETLRRHPSGNNNITQISNYSPLAKSLYRNISRSSFLKSLSLSELDSYHQMRLRRNKPYAFNSSLLASFENEAKLFGNVKIFNIQNRSSSESSTSLSTKASTIHYTTPQHKANFSLVKLFIEQKSASNYAIDQSVSSERGYWTSSNTNKNDSKIVNKQYKISKSLSDNLNNKSLNKMNKINENDSVTTFEDSLMSQNKDKTKSQPAESIALLCSCNEENDVDLDDVLMNSFSLQDECDPNAKSCQNINYKLQKMYYENNKLLSEASKRLSSRCPVHTVDRSMQTSLLKSTSPTSLKVNTQKEAPLSKNNNASTSSSAEGQDPIKKPVYIMYPNYTLPDLKFLKNPGTELDLNNVFLMPQKFVTSPTSESAPQMPQVPDVQPKPRPFSCGDLEALKKKGFSHIREWDSLAMLLPRDYRRVLSEVPELHEHFKDKLDEVPKPLFCLSPPPYPTNPKRTTSQDFEKPKRQSSFSSDGYSDCENRGKNGSFSSTATHQGSSGYRGSSTILSDSGSNQSHLPGSNPMFVYKYDSAASSETSLKTQKEMRTMENERKASDFKLKSILRNASLENLKSRKNTLNTKRYSMFEFGDAETNTVSENNSNKIKRRSLPEHLQPNKEHVPEDEGIMCYQDDVEARRLEDLLEISGGFEQWQEVDMAKLRAQVSHFLSQANRKSVSFNQTTTPLNSPNISSAPPYRLYQGKSGALSETPIKEEGESPESLTEQLRLQWITSVSHKKGLIETVKESSEYVIASFQADEPDCVAQLVLNNLCPALYAVLSDGLKPTIQTAFGDIHNSVWHVVETSAQQGPITKGLNELVLKLNSEDVLTEGLIKFNAFIFGLLNVHGLDAWFGYLRTRESLLSKHYSDEGLLLSACRSGSTVRGLVDLLITCIRPLAELPFKLDLLYECKQLHQSLLQISRHPLSPVQSSIGSNNRTSWTLRKLMRSLQSLAAQSTSEHEDAKQTISDPVKARPRSCVDSADPSDVASTAQKRWSGVLPGSKLVTAFQRLGCDEDEYTEDSGSSASGASYPRSRIPRPVSSPTRSSAPMPPVKKVLSPSTQQSSTLRKPLSTPNIKKQLSAEVNATKPPAPSRISRADLGAVPKPGAVKAVRPSSLPYRNAFLVRPSKASESSKKIPQSSVRNRSLEPHKYVQTLLHRLPSDSGHLSFNEGEKLRLVLEVDEKWLLCCRGDQKGLVPRSAVIACSRY